In Zingiber officinale cultivar Zhangliang chromosome 11B, Zo_v1.1, whole genome shotgun sequence, a single window of DNA contains:
- the LOC122033480 gene encoding uncharacterized protein LOC122033480, which produces MEEAEEKRKEAEETLYKTKVVHFLGRETPIVLQNDNGPCPLLAICNVFLLRNNISLSLDASEVSLQKLLSLVAERLIDSNSNVQGKDDEYVNNQQQNISDAIDLLPRLATGIDVNLHFRKIDDFEFTRECAIFDLVDIGLYHGWIVDPQDVDTAAAIGSKSYNTLVAELVAFEARKCEADNKAKEEGDCVDFVASTTATLGVPSPSLSRGKSFDDHWVSSPVEQPGSNGNIQEKEELMKALNLPRAEVSEPSSASMLGLDGKVDIQISTSQAHADTLGIQATDAPHTIQQPRGKDDIQEEEKLMKALNLSKVEVSELSSVSLSGLNGKEHIQIPMSETCVDSSVVEATAVHHETNQSVSQGCNESLSLKGNMSSEDGPLLSNETTEIHSGSLLFNEATEIHRKEEAPEGPLVNERYSKSEEISTAMPDQAPNVESSSLGSSDRCCSYQDLVNVSVNGPGSLSTDAESSLQSSNGKELSEFSEISASSVQEHEPIYEGEETIFESGILSYANREPVYEGEIVLAEQAEKKEDCHTVNIRDVVDHKQWQLIKNFLEHNASQLTIYGLFCLQEDLKERELCVFFRNNHFSTMFKFNGELYLLATDQGYMNQPDLVWEKLNEVNGDTVFMTGHFTEFKADNQVHDSWNEQSAVTSTADYLAELESSDPSSSAFSSDLQLAIALQQQEFEQQPQQQQQQQPQQQQQPQQPHSQPSSGTGRSKLASGPSASRNSGALQRSESKTKEKCCIM; this is translated from the exons AGGTTGATCGATTCCAACAGTAATGTGCAG GGCAAGGATGATGAATACGTCAACAATCAGCAACAGAACATATCTGACGCAATTGATCTCCTGCCACGGCTCGCTACAGGGATTGATGTAAATCTGCATTTCAGGAA GATTGACGATTTTGAGTTTACACGTGAATGCGCCATATTTGATCTCGTTGATATTGGTCTGTACCATGGTTGGATTGTAGATCCCCAG GATGTTGACACTGCAGCAGCAATTGGATCAAAGTCTTATAACACTCTCGTCGCTGAGCTTGTTGCTTTTGAAGCAAGGAAATGTGAAGCGGATAATAAGGCAAAAGAGGAAGGAGATTGTGTTGATTTTGTTGCTTCAACTACTGCTACCTTAGGAGTTCCATCACCAAGCCTTTCAAGAGGTAAATCATTTGATGACCATTGGGTTTCAAGTCCTGTTGAGCAACCAGGGAGTAATGGTAATATCCAAGAAAAAGAGGAGCTCATGAAAGCCTTAAATCTCCCAAGGGCTGAAGTTTCAGAACCTTCCAGTGCTTCCATGCTTGGTTTAGATGGAAAGGTTGATATTCAAATATCTACTTCTCAAGCTCATGCTGATACTTTAGGGATACAAGCTACTGATGCACCTCACACCATTCAGCAACCGAGAGGTAAAGATGATatccaagaagaagagaagctgaTGAAGGCCTTAAATCTCTCAAAGGTTGAAGTTTCAGAACTTTCTAGTGTTTCTCTGTCTGGTTTAAATGGAAAGGAACATATTCAGATACCTATGTCTGAAACTTGTGTTGATTCTTCAGTGGTGGAAGCTACAGCTGTACATCATGAAACCAACCAGTCAGTATCTCAAGGCTGCAATGAATCTCTCAGTTTGAAGGGAAATATGTCTTCAGAAGATGGTCCTTTGCTTTCCAATGAAACTACTGAGATTCATAGTGGTTCTTTGCTTTTCAATGAAGCTACTGAGATTCATAGGAAGGAGGAAGCCCCTGAAGGACCTCTCGTTAATGAAAGATATAGCAAATCAGAGGAAATTAGTACTGCAATGCCTGACCAGGCTCCGAATGTAGAATCTTCTAGTCTAGGTAGCTCAGACAGGTGCTGCAGTTACCAGGACCTGGTTAATGTTTCAGTAAATGGTCCTGGTAGCTTGAGCACAGATGCAGAGAGTAGTTTGCAATCCTCAAATGGGAAGGAACTTTCAGAATTTTCTGAGATTTCCGCTTCAAGTGTCCAGGAGCATGAACCTATATATGAAGGAGAAGAAACCATTTTTGAATCAGGAATTTTGTCATATGCAAATAGGGAGCCAGTCTATGAAGGTGAGATAGTACTTGCTGAGCAGGCTGAGAAAAAAGAAGACTGCCACACTGTAAACATAAGGGATGTTGTTGATCATAAACAGT GGCAACTCATAAAGAATTTTCTAGAACACAATGCCAGTCAATTGACAATTTACGG ACTGTTTTGCTTGCAAGAAGATCTTAAGGAGAGAGAACTCTGTGTATTCTTCAGAAATAATCATTTTAGCACTATGTTTAAG TTTAATGGCGAATTGTATCTCTTGGCTACTGATCAAGGTTATATGAACCAGCCAGATTTGGTTTGGGAAAAGTTAAATGAG GTCAATGGGGACACTGTTTTCATGACCGGTCACTTTACAGAATTTAAGGCTGACAATCAAGTCCACGACTCGTGGAATGAACAAAGTGCTGTGACTAGTACAGCT GATTATCTGGCAGAGCTTGAGAGCTCAGATCCCTCTAGTTCAGCTTTTAG TTCTGATTTGCAACTGGCGATAGCTCTTCAACAACAAGAGTTTGAGCAGCAGCCacaacaacagcaacagcaacagccTCAACAGCAGCAACAGCCGCAACAACCACATTCTCAACCATCATCTGGTACTGGCCGTTCAAAGCTTGCCAGTGGGCCTTCG GCGTCCAGGAACTCCGGTGCGCTTCAAAGGAGCGAGTCAAAAACGAAAGAGAAATGCTGCATCATGTGA
- the LOC122033495 gene encoding (3S,6E)-nerolidol synthase 1-like isoform X1, protein MQRSSWLHPKFVASLHNSSSRNPLHFRKQQTTKPYHYNDHQKSLCLRHTDKLQEVRRIVDETRGEKETLFLIDSLQKLCVDYHFEEEIEAKMHSLYEKQLKIIDGEPNNIVEVSLLFRLLRQAQYPISTDVFYRFLDSSGEFMASLANEMEGLISLFEASNLNFGGELMLYRANEFSRIHLKPYRTSLDTDLAVHIKQILENPYHLTLQRFKARQILDNNTSKSYYNFNIVELGKMDFTMIQSLHQKELKEVTRWWKESGLDQELVFARVQPLKWFIWPMTCLPNPKFSKYRIVLSKVIAFVYLLDDIFDVEGSLDELYLFTQAIERWDHSSMNSLPDYMRACFKVLQDTINEIAQIVVEEHGWNPIEYLKKSWIQLSKAFLVEAKWLIEDEVPTIDDYMKTSTISCGVPLVLVHIYFLLGHGATGDLLENLPNLISCPTRILRLWDDLGSAKDEEQKGRDGSLLASLRKENPHWSSQVARGKVMQMIEEAWEELNKESFSPSASMFSRDFVIGCLNTARMVRVMYNYNEEHKLPMLKEYINLLSKQV, encoded by the exons ATGCAACGCTCTTCTTGGCTGCACCCTAAGTTTGTGGCTTCTCTCCACAACAGCAGCAGCAGAAATCCCCTTCACTTCCGGAAGCAGCAAACCACGAAACCCTACCATTACAATGATCATCAA AAAAGTTTATGCTTGAGGCACACTGATAAGCTACAGGAAGTGAGAAGGATAGTCGATGAGACGAGAGGAGAGAAAGAGACACTGTTTTTGATTGATTCTCTTCAAAAACTATGTGTGGACTACCATTTCGAAGAAGAGATTGAAGCAAAGATGCATTCTTTGTATGAAAAACAGTTGAAGATCATTGATGGTGAGCCAAATAACATAGTTGAAGTTAGCCTTTTGTTTCGGTTATTGAGGCAAGCTCAATACCCTATCTCCACAG ATGTGTTCTATAGGTTCCTTGATAGCAGTGGAGAGTTCATGGCATCCCTCGCAAATGAGATGGAAGGATTGATAAGTTTATTTGAagcttcaaatttaaattttggagGAGAATTAATGCTTTATAGAGCCAATGAGTTCAGTAGAATCCACCTCAAACCCTACAGGACATCTTTGGATACAGATCTTGCAGTACATATTAAACAGATACTGGAAAATCCATATCATTTGACCCTGCAAAGATTCAAAGCCAGGCAAATTCTTGATAATAATACCTCAAAATCTTATTATAATTTCAATATTGTAGAACTAGGGAAGATGGATTTCACCATGATCCAATCATTGCATCAAAAGGAATTAAAAGAAGTCACAAG GTGGTGGAAGGAGTCAGGGTTGGATCAAGAGCTAGTGTTTGCGCGAGTTCAACCCTTGAAGTGGTTCATTTGGCCAATGACGTGCCTCCCAAATCCCAAGTTTTCGAAGTATAGGATTGTTTTGTCAAAAGTCATTGCATTTGTTTATCTTCTTGATGATATTTTTGATGTTGAAGGATCACTTGATGAACTCTATCTCTTCACACAAGCCATCGAAAG ATGGGATCATTCTTCAATGAATTCACTACCGGATTACATGAGAGCATGCTTCAAGGTCCTACAAGACACCATCAATGAGATTGCTCAAATTGTGGTCGAGGAACATGGATGGAATCCGATAGAGTATCTAAAGAAATCG TGGATACAATTAAGCAAAGCATTTTTAGTGGAAGCAAAATGGTTGATAGAAGATGAAGTCCCAACAATAGATGACTACATGAAGACTTCAACAATTAGCTGTGGTGTTCCTCTTGTCTTGGTGCACATTTATTTTCTATTAGGGCATGGTGCGACGGGTGATTTATTGGAGAATCTTCCAAATCTTATATCTTGCCCcacgagaattcttcgactttggGATGATTTAGGAAGCGCAAAG GACGAAGAACAAAAGGGAAGGGATGGTTCATTATTGGCTAGCTTGAGGAAGGAGAACCCACATTGGTCGTCACAAGTCGCAAGGGGAAAAGTGATGCAAATGATAGAAGAAGCGTGGGAGGAGCTCAATAAGGAAAGCTTTAGTCCATCAGCATCAATGTTCTCTCGCGATTTTGTTATAGGTTGTTTGAACACCGCAAGGATGGTGAGAGTGATGTATAATTACAATGAGGAGCATAAGCTCCCTATGCTTAAGGAGTATATAAACTTGTTGTCTAAACAAGTTTAG
- the LOC122033495 gene encoding (3S,6E)-nerolidol synthase 1-like isoform X2 — MQRSSWLHPKFVASLHNSSSRNPLHFRKQQTTKPYHYNDHQKSLCLRHTDKLQEVRRIVDETRGEKETLFLIDSLQKLCVDYHFEEEIEAKMHSLYEKQLKIIDDVFYRFLDSSGEFMASLANEMEGLISLFEASNLNFGGELMLYRANEFSRIHLKPYRTSLDTDLAVHIKQILENPYHLTLQRFKARQILDNNTSKSYYNFNIVELGKMDFTMIQSLHQKELKEVTRWWKESGLDQELVFARVQPLKWFIWPMTCLPNPKFSKYRIVLSKVIAFVYLLDDIFDVEGSLDELYLFTQAIERWDHSSMNSLPDYMRACFKVLQDTINEIAQIVVEEHGWNPIEYLKKSWIQLSKAFLVEAKWLIEDEVPTIDDYMKTSTISCGVPLVLVHIYFLLGHGATGDLLENLPNLISCPTRILRLWDDLGSAKDEEQKGRDGSLLASLRKENPHWSSQVARGKVMQMIEEAWEELNKESFSPSASMFSRDFVIGCLNTARMVRVMYNYNEEHKLPMLKEYINLLSKQV; from the exons ATGCAACGCTCTTCTTGGCTGCACCCTAAGTTTGTGGCTTCTCTCCACAACAGCAGCAGCAGAAATCCCCTTCACTTCCGGAAGCAGCAAACCACGAAACCCTACCATTACAATGATCATCAA AAAAGTTTATGCTTGAGGCACACTGATAAGCTACAGGAAGTGAGAAGGATAGTCGATGAGACGAGAGGAGAGAAAGAGACACTGTTTTTGATTGATTCTCTTCAAAAACTATGTGTGGACTACCATTTCGAAGAAGAGATTGAAGCAAAGATGCATTCTTTGTATGAAAAACAGTTGAAGATCATTGATG ATGTGTTCTATAGGTTCCTTGATAGCAGTGGAGAGTTCATGGCATCCCTCGCAAATGAGATGGAAGGATTGATAAGTTTATTTGAagcttcaaatttaaattttggagGAGAATTAATGCTTTATAGAGCCAATGAGTTCAGTAGAATCCACCTCAAACCCTACAGGACATCTTTGGATACAGATCTTGCAGTACATATTAAACAGATACTGGAAAATCCATATCATTTGACCCTGCAAAGATTCAAAGCCAGGCAAATTCTTGATAATAATACCTCAAAATCTTATTATAATTTCAATATTGTAGAACTAGGGAAGATGGATTTCACCATGATCCAATCATTGCATCAAAAGGAATTAAAAGAAGTCACAAG GTGGTGGAAGGAGTCAGGGTTGGATCAAGAGCTAGTGTTTGCGCGAGTTCAACCCTTGAAGTGGTTCATTTGGCCAATGACGTGCCTCCCAAATCCCAAGTTTTCGAAGTATAGGATTGTTTTGTCAAAAGTCATTGCATTTGTTTATCTTCTTGATGATATTTTTGATGTTGAAGGATCACTTGATGAACTCTATCTCTTCACACAAGCCATCGAAAG ATGGGATCATTCTTCAATGAATTCACTACCGGATTACATGAGAGCATGCTTCAAGGTCCTACAAGACACCATCAATGAGATTGCTCAAATTGTGGTCGAGGAACATGGATGGAATCCGATAGAGTATCTAAAGAAATCG TGGATACAATTAAGCAAAGCATTTTTAGTGGAAGCAAAATGGTTGATAGAAGATGAAGTCCCAACAATAGATGACTACATGAAGACTTCAACAATTAGCTGTGGTGTTCCTCTTGTCTTGGTGCACATTTATTTTCTATTAGGGCATGGTGCGACGGGTGATTTATTGGAGAATCTTCCAAATCTTATATCTTGCCCcacgagaattcttcgactttggGATGATTTAGGAAGCGCAAAG GACGAAGAACAAAAGGGAAGGGATGGTTCATTATTGGCTAGCTTGAGGAAGGAGAACCCACATTGGTCGTCACAAGTCGCAAGGGGAAAAGTGATGCAAATGATAGAAGAAGCGTGGGAGGAGCTCAATAAGGAAAGCTTTAGTCCATCAGCATCAATGTTCTCTCGCGATTTTGTTATAGGTTGTTTGAACACCGCAAGGATGGTGAGAGTGATGTATAATTACAATGAGGAGCATAAGCTCCCTATGCTTAAGGAGTATATAAACTTGTTGTCTAAACAAGTTTAG
- the LOC122034709 gene encoding transcription factor ABORTED MICROSPORES-like isoform X1: MDMDMAMAMADDGTGEYSNAGVAAEEGHPWISPMAAGARNLAWDLLVDNQPPLYSQNFDFFRKEDHHEGFIPAGVNPPGSVLLQESLVNSLHRGSLGGESSVSREMATQCKECSVKAEGEGRVESGSELGSDDEEEQGTRRHGKHSKNLHAERRRRKKLNDRLYALRALVPKISKMDKASILGDAIEYVMELKRQVKNLEDELEETNHDGEGHGKQITGEIPANLNAWMSQAADRDDSTNNSRMVAGDADKPSAAAIKRNHESMSNGDKDQQMEPQVEVRRLEANEFFLQVLCEHKQGGFARLMEAVSSLGMEVSNASVTTFGSLILSVFRAENHLQRRDDEEVVQAEELRDLLLEVTRGPPRLWPESMENGGGGGEQKCRRRLRDHPIDFDHQQFQFVHHQQP; this comes from the exons ATGGACATGGACATGGCCATGGCCATGGCTGACGACGGTACCGGAGAGTACTCGAACGCTGGTGTTGCCGCTGAAGAGGGTCATCCATGGATTTCTCCGATGGCGGCCGGAGCGCGGAACTTGGCCTGGGACCTCCTCGTCGACAACCAGCCTCCGCTCTACTCCCAAAATTTCGACTTTTTCAGGAAGGAAGATCATCACGAAGGCTTCATCCCTGCCGGCGTCAATCCTCCTGGGAGTGTTCTGCTGCAGGAGTCCTTGGTGAACAGTTTGCACCGGGGGAGCCTCGGCGGTGAGTCGTCGGTGAGTCGGGAGATGGCGACGCAGTGCAAGGAGTGCTCTGTGAAGGCGGAAGGCGAGGGTCGAGTCGAGTCCGGGTCGGAGTTGGGCAGCGACGATGAGGAGGAGCAGGGGACGCGGCGCCACGGTAAGCATTCGAAGAACCTCCACGCCGAGCGCCGGCGGAGGAAGAAGCTCAACGACCGGCTCTACGCTCTGCGCGCGCTGGTCCCGAAGATCTCCAAG ATGGATAAGGCGTCGATTCTGGGAGACGCCATCGAGTACGTGATGGAGTTGAAGCGGCAAGTGAAGAATCTGGAGGACGAGCTCGAAGAAACAAATCATGACGGAGAAGGCCACGGCAAGCAGATCACCGGAGAAATCCCAGCAAATCTAAATGCGTGGATGAGCCAGGCAGCGGATCGCGACGACTCCACGAACAACTCGAGGATGGTCGCCGGAGACGCCGACAAACCGTCCGCCGCCGCCATCAAAAGAAATCACGAAAGCATGAGCAACGGCGACAAGGACCAGCAGATGGAG CCACAGGTGGAGGTGAGGCGACTGGAGGCGAACGAGTTCTTCCTTCAGGTGCTGTGCGAGCACAAGCAAGGCGGCTTCGCGAGGTTAATGGAGGCGGTGAGCTCGCTGGGAATGGAAGTCAGCAATGCATCCGTTACCACATTTGGCAGCTTGATCTTGAGCGTCTTCAGAGCCGAG aaTCATTTGCAGAGGAGAGATGATGAGGAAGTGGTGCAAGCAGAGGAGCTGAGGGATTTGCTGCTGGAGGTGACTCGAGGTCCGCCCCGGCTGTGGCCGGAATCCATGGagaacggcggcggcggcggagagcAGAAGTGCCGCCGGCGCCTCCGCGACCACCCAATCGACTTCGACCACCAACAGTTTCAGTTCGTCCACCATCAACAACCTTAA
- the LOC122034709 gene encoding transcription factor ABORTED MICROSPORES-like isoform X2 — protein MDMDMAMAMADDGTGEYSNAGVAAEEGHPWISPMAAGARNLAWDLLVDNQPPLYSQNFDFFRKEDHHEGFIPAGVNPPGSVLLQESLVNSLHRGSLGGESSVSREMATQCKECSVKAEGEGRVESGSELGSDDEEEQGTRRHGKHSKNLHAERRRRKKLNDRLYALRALVPKISKMDKASILGDAIEYVMELKRQVKNLEDELEETNHDGEGHGKQITGEIPANLNAWMSQAADRDDSTNNSRMVAGDADKPSAAAIKRNHESMSNGDKDQQMEPQVEVRRLEANEFFLQVLCEHKQGGFARLMEAVSSLGMEVSNASVTTFGSLILSVFRAERRDDEEVVQAEELRDLLLEVTRGPPRLWPESMENGGGGGEQKCRRRLRDHPIDFDHQQFQFVHHQQP, from the exons ATGGACATGGACATGGCCATGGCCATGGCTGACGACGGTACCGGAGAGTACTCGAACGCTGGTGTTGCCGCTGAAGAGGGTCATCCATGGATTTCTCCGATGGCGGCCGGAGCGCGGAACTTGGCCTGGGACCTCCTCGTCGACAACCAGCCTCCGCTCTACTCCCAAAATTTCGACTTTTTCAGGAAGGAAGATCATCACGAAGGCTTCATCCCTGCCGGCGTCAATCCTCCTGGGAGTGTTCTGCTGCAGGAGTCCTTGGTGAACAGTTTGCACCGGGGGAGCCTCGGCGGTGAGTCGTCGGTGAGTCGGGAGATGGCGACGCAGTGCAAGGAGTGCTCTGTGAAGGCGGAAGGCGAGGGTCGAGTCGAGTCCGGGTCGGAGTTGGGCAGCGACGATGAGGAGGAGCAGGGGACGCGGCGCCACGGTAAGCATTCGAAGAACCTCCACGCCGAGCGCCGGCGGAGGAAGAAGCTCAACGACCGGCTCTACGCTCTGCGCGCGCTGGTCCCGAAGATCTCCAAG ATGGATAAGGCGTCGATTCTGGGAGACGCCATCGAGTACGTGATGGAGTTGAAGCGGCAAGTGAAGAATCTGGAGGACGAGCTCGAAGAAACAAATCATGACGGAGAAGGCCACGGCAAGCAGATCACCGGAGAAATCCCAGCAAATCTAAATGCGTGGATGAGCCAGGCAGCGGATCGCGACGACTCCACGAACAACTCGAGGATGGTCGCCGGAGACGCCGACAAACCGTCCGCCGCCGCCATCAAAAGAAATCACGAAAGCATGAGCAACGGCGACAAGGACCAGCAGATGGAG CCACAGGTGGAGGTGAGGCGACTGGAGGCGAACGAGTTCTTCCTTCAGGTGCTGTGCGAGCACAAGCAAGGCGGCTTCGCGAGGTTAATGGAGGCGGTGAGCTCGCTGGGAATGGAAGTCAGCAATGCATCCGTTACCACATTTGGCAGCTTGATCTTGAGCGTCTTCAGAGCCGAG AGGAGAGATGATGAGGAAGTGGTGCAAGCAGAGGAGCTGAGGGATTTGCTGCTGGAGGTGACTCGAGGTCCGCCCCGGCTGTGGCCGGAATCCATGGagaacggcggcggcggcggagagcAGAAGTGCCGCCGGCGCCTCCGCGACCACCCAATCGACTTCGACCACCAACAGTTTCAGTTCGTCCACCATCAACAACCTTAA
- the LOC122034780 gene encoding uncharacterized protein LOC122034780, translated as MVVGFRRSISLPGLSASASRRRDARHTRSASFPCHSHPALSLLHEEILSLRTSAGLGCYSSFSAASDLERIDRLLAALDGLLRLPQTQDPLRRCAALTDRLLDGFLRLADAQSSFRSAVLALAQHGADASAATRRRDPAWLASAARSHRREEKEIAGLALAIKDLTRCAPTGPDQWADADIAAAVAEALAVTATRMAAVFLRVAGAAATAAASIAKNSRRGIWVLMKKRATPEEAARAKVEEIAAEGTEEGSNRVHRSLVNIRVSLLNIITPSL; from the coding sequence ATGGTCGTCGGATTCCGCCGCTCCATCTCCTTGCCAGGGCTGAGCGCTAGCGCCAGCCGCCGCCGAGACGCCCGCCATACGCGCTCCGCCAGTTTCCCCTGCCACTCCCACCCGGCCCTCTCCCTCCTCCACGAGGAGATCCTATCGCTTCGCACCTCCGCGGGCCTCGGCTGCTATTCCTCCTTTTCCGCGGCATCAGATCTCGAGCGGATCGATCGCCTCCTCGCTGCCCTCGATGGTCTCCTCCGGCTTCCGCAGACGCAGGACCCCCTCCGCCGCTGCGCGGCCTTGACCGATCGCCTCCTCGACGGGTTCCTCCGCCTCGCCGACGCGCAGAGCTCCTTCCGCTCCGCCGTCCTGGCGCTTGCGCAGCACGGCGCGGACGCGAGCGCCGCGACCCGGAGGAGAGACCCCGCGTGGCTAGCGTCCGCCGCCCGATCGCACCGGCGGGAGGAGAAGGAGATCGCGGGGCTAGCCCTGGCTATCAAGGATCTAACCAGATGCGCTCCCACCGGGCCGGATCAGTGGGCGGACGCCGATATCGCTGCCGCCGTGGCGGAGGCATTGGCAGTGACGGCGACCAGGATGGCGGCGGTTTTCCTGAGAGTAGCGGGGGCAGCCGCGACGGCTGCCGCCTCGATTGCGAAGAATTCGCGGAGGGGGATTTGGGTGCTGATGAAGAAAAGGGCGACACCAGAGGAGGCGGCGAGGGCTAAGGTGGAGGAGATAGCGGCGGAGGGAACGGAGGAGGGAAGCAATAGGGTTCACCGGAGCTTGGTGAACATCAGAGTCTCGCTCCTCAACATCATTACTCCCTCTTTGTAA